The genomic stretch GCATGTTCTTGATAAGtgcattttctttttattattttatatgtatttgagAATGCATATTCACCCATTTCGTTATTTTATAGTAGTGTAAATACAAAACCGTTGTTAAACAACTTAGGAATTTTTGATCAATATATACCAGAGATGggtatgaaattaaatataaatcatTATCCAAAATCGAATCAAACCGAATGAAGGTTTAGCTCTCTGATATAGTTTACAGCTATAAAACCAACTATTGTGAATGATAGCAACATTCCAGAGCCAttgttaataatgttttaacTTTAGGACCAATTTTTGAACgttcttttgaaaataatattgcatattgagtgaatgtgttttatttatttctaacctTATAAACTAAGTGAACACGAAGTTATATCATAGTATATAACCGGAGAAAATACTTTAGAAAAGAAATGAAATTAAAGGAATGTTTTACTCTTATAAATATTCCTGGACAAGTTATGGCACACTTAtcgtactttattatttttgacagacTTCTCCAAAAACGAGATAGAGCTggcaatacatttttatttcagctgATAATCTGATCACCACATGATAGAGTCAGCTTGGTGCTTATACAAATAATCTGAAAACTTTTCCAACTTTCTCTCTAAAGCATTTATCTCCGTTGCTAATTCTCATACGACCTCATTAGGTTTGTTCTGAAAAATCCTAGGGTTACGTATTCTTGGGCTGTAGAAGTTATTCGGTTGAATGTACTTGGCAGTAATCGGTTCCTCGTGTACCGCCCCGAGTTTACATTCATAAACGTTCTCGCTCGTGTTACTGTCTAAAGACTTCAGTGAGAATGCTTGTAATATTTGCTTACGCCTCCTGAGTCGAATGCACGAAAATATTGTGCTTAGCAGTACTCCCAGTTTGAAGAGAGCTACGACGAATAGACCAAGCATTAGGATTAAGTACTGTTGTTGGTACCAGTCTTCTAGTGGTACTAAACAGCCCTGAaacaggaaaataataaaattatattacttactaGCCGAAAGTACACAATATCCTAAAGgatgtgaaaacttcaattagTAGTTTTCACGTTTTAGACAGAGTATGtggatatttttggaaacgcAAATACCTATAGCAATAAGCCAACGTGGCCTTTATGGCTCTCAGAATCGACCATAAGCCATACCAGAGAGCAGAAAAGCTTGTACTTGAAGGCGAACGCTTGAGCTTGTTACCGCCTTATGCcagtgaaaaatatttgtatcgTTATTTAAATTTGCACTTTACTTACTGGGACATATCTAAACGTCGGGTTGGGCTGTACTTCCTGGCACCGCGACGCGTTGACCGGCGCGGGGTTGAGGTAAGACACGTTGTCTTCGTACTGCACACAGCAGCTCAGCGGCACCGACATGCCGCGCGGGCCCAGTCGCCGCAGCTGCCAGATAGACATGTCGTAGTTCCGTGCGTCGGTCATACCGCAGCATTGCAGCTGAAATAACCATATTTAGGATTTATTTTAGGCAGCTTTGCAAAAGGTGAGTTGGGGCTAATAAtagatatttattgttattttaaagtcTACATTATTCTGCTTAATTATTCCTTACTTATAGGTGAATTTGCAAACTTTATATGTTGTATGAAGATAGCTTAATCATTCATTAACAAACCTTTTACCAAAATGCATTAAGCAGTTTCTCCACGTACAAACTCCTAGGAGCCGACTAAGCTATGCTAACTGAACTATGACCAGGATTAAAATAACGAATATCATTCGTACTTCAGTTTGTGCTAAGTCCACGGCGGCAGTGAAGTGTTCGAAGTCGGGCAAGGCGTAGTAGGTCTGCAGGGCTCCGACAGCGCCGCCGCGCGAGCTCTGCAGGCCGAGGCAGCGCGGCCAGATCGCGGCCAGCACTCCGCCCGCGCACTCACACAGCAGCATCGCCAGGACCACCAGGAAGTACTGAAACATACATCGACAAATTTAATTTAGAGATAGCTTGTTTGTATGATGTATCAAACTACAGAAAGCTCCTAATATCTTTGATCACAACGTGCCTAGTGCCTATAGCATGTGCCTGCACTTTAGTCACAGATGACAATTTGACTGGTTTGTATAAGAATTTCCATTCTTTCATCATGTAAATGGGCTCTAAGCCCCATTAGTTAAAAACACCTAGACAAAATATTATACAGCCAACTTTGGCAACATAAACAGGTTTCAGGAACCTCGATTTTTTACAAGTCAGTAAACGATTGTactgagttttttttatcaCAGAAAATTATACAGTTGCATTAGTTTGATGGGCACTACAAAATAATAGTTTGGGCGCAATACCGTATTGCATATACCGGTCATTGAACTTCATTTATTACCTGCTGGCACATTCTAGTAGCTAGCACTTATGAAAGCgtataataataacttaattagaaattaaataagAGAATACGTGAAACTTACAATAGTAAGGACAGCATAACTTGGCATATAAGTGGCCCAGCAACCCAGGGCTCCCACACCGCACATAGCCAGTCCGGCGGCTAGCAGGGCGAGGGCCAGATAGTAGAATGGAGGATGAGTCAACAAGTCATCATCAGGAGCCGCCAGTAGACGGGACAATAGTATTCTTTTAGAGTCACACAGCAGTAGAAAACCACATATCACTTCCAAGAATCCACATGCCTAAAAGAGAAATAGAATGACGTTATTTATATAGCTTCACAGGTACAGATAGCAATTAAATACTCTATTTCCTCGCTTTCACAAAAGTATATGTAGATATTTAAATGTAGAGCTGGCAAGCAAGTGTACAAGGTAGCGGTAATCAAATAGAAATGTataatacttacaaaaaatattgtattaaaacatCCAAATAACACTTTAGCACTGTCGTTTTTGCACatggtaaatttaatttatgagTATTCTTTCATAAAAGGGCACGAGATTCTACAGGTTATCTGACACGGAGAAATGTGGTCAAAGCGATATAGTTACAACTAATGCGAGTATGTGAATAAACAAACGGGCGATGAATAGATTCGCCGGTTTTAGGGAGATACGCTCTGGTGAACAGGTGGGGTGACTGAGTATTAAggcatttttgtttaaaattaatgcaGGAGTCGCTCATGCATGCCTCAGCGTTTGACCAGTGGAATTACAGGTTCGTTATGGTAATATTAACTGCGGTTATTGCGACATAACTCGCAGCAACATCcaataaaaagcaataaaacagtttgtacttgtaaatatattcaaaaaaaaatattttatttacagttacagttaTTATGCACGTAGCAATATtaaactatgtatgtactttaaaaTTCGATATCTTTCTTTTTGAATCCACCACAGTTAACATTTGGTACGCCTGTGATGTCATCTTGCTCCCGTTCCTTTGTTTCTTGAAGTTCTAAAACACAATGACAAAACTATTACTGAATGGTCACATATATGTatactttacaaaaaataaggAAGTTTATAGTAAATGTATttactaatatatttttgttgaataattaaacaaaatatacctGGAGGCAAATGAAGCTTTTCTATAACAAACTTCTTCCTCTTCAGTTTGAATGCCATATCAAGACTGGGTGGCACAAAAGGCACCAGTGAGTAAATGGCTGACAACTTGGTGATATGAAACAGTCCATGGTAATCCTTGTACACTGGGTTTGTTTCACGACTTGAGCCAGCAAATGATTCAATTCTGACTGCATTGTCAATTGAGTATAGTAGCCTTTTCATTATGTGATCATCCTgaaataagtaacaaacattttTGAACTTGTGCATACAATTAACACTAGAGAAATGAAAGTTAAGCataaatatacaatacatacatcAAACAGATGTGCAGGAATGGTAATAAATGCAACAGCATTAGAATCCCGCAATAGAACACGCAAACAATACATGAACTTAATCAGGTCTTGCCCATAACTCGCGCTGGCTTCATCGTCACAGTCCATCGCCATCCATACAGGAGAACCCAGGGAGTGAATACCAATTCTTAAGATATTGCTGTTTTTCTTAACACTACTTTGATACTCTTCCTTAGAAACTAATTCTTTGATGCTAGACAGCAAATTATGATACAGACTGTTTTTGaaacctgaaaaaaaatataaaataattattagtgTACAAAAAAGGGTTAGAACTATTTATGAGAATCCACATGGGAATATTTTTGTGGGTTAACAATAATTCTAATTGGCACAgcagcacttaaaaaaaaaaactatacttaTAAAGAACcagttacatacaattttcCATTTAATAGTTTACATATACTAGATAGACTTACCATTGACCTTCTTACTATCAATATccaaattacaatatttaatattgCAATTATCAATTGTGTTAGCATCAATGTGTTTGCTTAGATCAAAATGGTGACCAAAATTAGTATTGGTGCCAAAAGATGACTCCACTTGACTGAGTCCTTCATACCTCCATGCTATTTTCATTTTATCTATATCGCCAGCTGTGGATGTTATTTCATCATCTTGTGGAATTGTGGTTGGTAGTGGTAATTCCTTTGCCTGGGATatgagaaaatatttcaattaaaattcaattagtgaatagttaaataaataattgacttTTTATGTTTTGAGCTACATGGTTAAGTAAAGTTAGTGGGAATTAATTACATACTATAATACAGATGGAATAACATAATTTACTCACAATATTCTCTGGATTGTCATCTGCTGATGCAATGAGGATATCATGCTTACATGCAACACCTTCAGCCAAGAAATACTTTAAAAGGATTTTGCTGTAGTTTGCTAGCACATCTTCCTCTGAAACattgtaatacatttttaatttagtttccTTGctatacatttatatattttaaagtgCCTCATAATATCATGATTGGGTTTATGAAACTTACCAACAGCAAAAATGCTTCCCACTGGTAGACCACCacctgaaaaatatataaaacgaaTATTAATATGCAATTTATTTGGACATATTATTTGGTATTAACAAAATTTGTCCTTGCGAAGTAACCAATAATAAGCAAGTAAACAACAGCATGTTTGGGATTTGTATATTCAAGTGTCTCTAGCCGATCAGAGGACGCTCAATAGTGGCAGGTtacggtcagtgggtcgtcttaggttACATAGAAGTTGTATTCTTTGTTTctagcatttattttaaaactgtttacttaCCAATAACATGGTCCAACGATGGAATACCAGACGAAATTATCGGTAAGctgttttttacttttgtgcCACCTATGGTAACGCGGGAATCActtgttttatgaaaactaCTCATGTTGTAATGCTAATTAAACTCGGATCCCTTTTGAAGAACGAATTTATACATAACTTAATAACgaacctaaaaaaatattttgatggcAAAAATAAACAGCACCATCGAGATAGGAATCATATGGAGGCGCCGTGTTGCACATGTGTTGCACAGAACACATATACATGTCAAtgtcatattggcatagtgctgtacagttgtcataatagtatcgatataatatctacttaataagtctgctttaaaaaaattaacaacagaagttactgtccctaagacactgagccctcagagttgtgtattattttgaataaaattattttgttctttagttaaatactagcttttcctCGCGGTTTTACTTGCGTTTcgaatatatgtgtatatttttagggAATAGTTTATGTTGTTATATATCCTTAATTTTACAGATAAGAAGTTTTAAAATGCagttaaaaaggcgtattataaaattttggattttattgaaaataatatgttttttcattttatcttcacatgatgcttctacggcgaccacgggcacagGAGTGCCTCCAcacagacgagcaaatcggagcgcaagttgcaatatttgcttcagaacttagttaccgaatattatttcttaaattttataaaatatattttgtatgcactaaaattgttttgtatttgcattatataactttctcatgaatagcttgatAACGcttgtaaataattgtatttttttaagagagtatctatggcgtttcttgcggattcttcttcatgagacggaatctttggcaccctgcaactagtctgatgTTTCGAAaaaactttcatagggctatttgaaataataaataattactttgactttctgatttaaaaaaaaaaggtatcgccctactgaaatgactcctcccatttggttgattttatgttatttggtatcagtgaagttaatgtgatagttagatCTATGACgtacaaattaattatactcggttatttttatgcacccagtaagactcatAATACATATGTACTCCtgactagaatacaatatcgatacttgtcgaatccggtagcggtacaaccctagcaatggcagccattttaagCGCCACTGCAGATTGTAGGTATCGGTTACGTagagtaactattatataatctgtggtatcgGTATATGTATTCTGTGGTTATAAGTCAATGTTCCAGTTCCGTTTCGTAAACAAAAAGAAAGATAACACAAAATACGTATTTATCGTACTATACCAAGGAACCTATTAGAAATAACGCACtatattatgaaattaattaaaatggttttataatTTGTACTGGTGGTAATGTTATTTGATTATATAACTAAATTTCATGAGTGACTTTGAACAAAGGTGATTGTAAAATATTCAGGATGACTGATTCAAGTTCTTTTACGTCTCTGTTTGCTTTGGTGGATAGTCATTTATCCAACTGCACTTTAAATGACAGCCCAAGCGATGGTCGTGTCGGTTCACTGCCAATGCCAATGCCGATGCTAAACCTTCCTCGAGGATTGTCTGACACTCGGATCTCATCGTCGTCGCAGAGATTGCCTATTCCAAGGTTCAGTTTGAGTGAGAGCCCCATCGCTAATGTTCTCTCGGAGCAGCTGTCGAATATGCTCAAAGCTAAAGAGCTTAAAAAACAACAGGAAGAGGAACAAGAGAGACTGCAGGAAGAAATGCGAAGATTAGAAATGGAGGAAAAGAATTGTGTAATAGACTTGATGAAAGCAGTGCAGAAACCTGGGGAACTGAAACCAACGAAACCTCAAGAAGCTGTCAGCATCAGCAGTTCCTTTGAATCACTGATTTTAGACAGCAAAGAGTTTGCTAATGACTCCTCAAAGGAGTCTGCATTGGAAGCTGTGTTGTCAGCTCCGGAGCCTGAACCATCATTACCAATTACCACAGACATGTCATACATACTCaaactaaaaattaaaagtgtgaAATGCTCAGCATTTGGAAAAGTTCTTACTTCACGTTTACGGCCAGTAGCCGCTCCTTACTTGAGAGAAAAGGTGCCTTCAACCATTGTTCCTTTTGACTTCAGCACCAAATCACCGTGTGACTTGATTAAAGAGAAGCTAAAGAGAACGCCGGTGCACACTGTCAGTAATACGTACCATGACTTTTTCTGATTAATGGGGGTGCTATTGATGACAGTGATTCTGATCAATAGTAACATTAAAAACATGATGTTAGTATAGATTGGAGTCACTGCATCAATACCCCTTCTTGTTagtgtaaaaaaatgtattttttataactttttaatttaatatctagGAATTGGAATTATCTGGTTAATTACGTAATCATTGCATTAAATAATCTATATTTTCTTGAATTTGAG from Helicoverpa zea isolate HzStark_Cry1AcR chromosome 8, ilHelZeax1.1, whole genome shotgun sequence encodes the following:
- the LOC124632307 gene encoding tetraspanin-9; this translates as MCKNDSAKVLFGCFNTIFFACGFLEVICGFLLLCDSKRILLSRLLAAPDDDLLTHPPFYYLALALLAAGLAMCGVGALGCWATYMPSYAVLTIYFLVVLAMLLCECAGGVLAAIWPRCLGLQSSRGGAVGALQTYYALPDFEHFTAAVDLAQTELQCCGMTDARNYDMSIWQLRRLGPRGMSVPLSCCVQYEDNVSYLNPAPVNASRCQEVQPNPTFRYVPGCLVPLEDWYQQQYLILMLGLFVVALFKLGVLLSTIFSCIRLRRRKQILQAFSLKSLDSNTSENVYECKLGAVHEEPITAKYIQPNNFYSPRIRNPRIFQNKPNEVV
- the LOC124632306 gene encoding elongator complex protein 4, whose translation is MSSFHKTSDSRVTIGGTKVKNSLPIISSGIPSLDHVIGGGLPVGSIFAVEEDVLANYSKILLKYFLAEGVACKHDILIASADDNPENIAKELPLPTTIPQDDEITSTAGDIDKMKIAWRYEGLSQVESSFGTNTNFGHHFDLSKHIDANTIDNCNIKYCNLDIDSKKVNGFKNSLYHNLLSSIKELVSKEEYQSSVKKNSNILRIGIHSLGSPVWMAMDCDDEASASYGQDLIKFMYCLRVLLRDSNAVAFITIPAHLFDDDHIMKRLLYSIDNAVRIESFAGSSRETNPVYKDYHGLFHITKLSAIYSLVPFVPPSLDMAFKLKRKKFVIEKLHLPPELQETKEREQDDITGVPNVNCGGFKKKDIEF
- the LOC124632762 gene encoding uncharacterized protein LOC124632762; this encodes MTDSSSFTSLFALVDSHLSNCTLNDSPSDGRVGSLPMPMPMLNLPRGLSDTRISSSSQRLPIPRFSLSESPIANVLSEQLSNMLKAKELKKQQEEEQERLQEEMRRLEMEEKNCVIDLMKAVQKPGELKPTKPQEAVSISSSFESLILDSKEFANDSSKESALEAVLSAPEPEPSLPITTDMSYILKLKIKSVKCSAFGKVLTSRLRPVAAPYLREKVPSTIVPFDFSTKSPCDLIKEKLKRTPVHTVSNTYHDFF